The Eriocheir sinensis breed Jianghai 21 chromosome 54, ASM2467909v1, whole genome shotgun sequence genome includes a region encoding these proteins:
- the LOC126983786 gene encoding vascular endothelial zinc finger 1-like, whose amino-acid sequence MALAGSASAPSASPATASEEQHKCVFCGHQFPSKPELQTHFRLHANGIIDIKGHPKVRQKVDSKPTRTSARTTTTTTTTTTTTTTAAKPTTTTTTTTTTTTSGKSSAMCDVCGESFHTVSLAISHKFRKHPDSVAKHYCPHCGMMFPIKLSRDKHLLSHSSAPPKQLFPCRPCGVTFYNQRAKKFHMDSAHKGATRMVNPVRTPAPSMKIVVNNAGEPLSVYYCHLCGCEYQVKYNLQKHLATKHNQGERDALPKELVQCNLCSAVFYSKRAYEAHSHHHRDGDLFATNEQMRQQVVQRIDQDFDHRRVPTPVERYLSASAVTSNRSATWRNIQAARRAQTTSSSSTMSSSSSSTSSPVSLQSIPSSFSSSLKVNKKEERRREEEEERPDSSSSSARLKEEEEEEEEEREKKLTFLTNTLPLRGGEEEGGRGGGGGTPGDFLPWAMDDGRRKRRRRMMDESEEEEVEVMWSLGNVNPDTILSRGLMRREEEEEERKTKEEEEVGKKQKRREEEEEEEEEEDIVSEAQSAEMEEEEERRKKENS is encoded by the exons ATGGCCTTAGCAGGGTCAGCATCagcaccatcagcatcaccagcaacAGCATCAGAGGAGCAGCATAAGTGTGTGTTCTGTGGGCATCAATTCCCCTCCAAGCCAGAGCTTCAGACCcacttcag ACTCCACGCCAACGGAATCATCGACATCAAGGGCCACCCGAAAGTCCGCCAGAAAGTGGACTCAAAACCCACTCGGACATccgccagaaccaccaccacaaccacaactaccactactactactactactgctgctaagcctactactactactactactactactactactactactagtggaAAGAGTAGTGCAATGTGCGATGTATGTG GCGAGTCCTTCCACACGGTCTCCCTGGCCATCTCCCACAAGTTCCGCAAGCACCCGGACTCTGTGGCCAAGCACTACTGCCCTCACTGTGGCATGATGTTCCCAATAAAG TTGAGCCGTGACAAGCACCTCCTCAGCCACAGCAGTGCGCCCCCCAAGCAGCTCTTCCCCTGCCGGCCCTGCGGAGTGACCTTCTACAATCAGCGCGCCAAGAAGTTCCACATGGATTCAGCGCATAAGGG AGCCACCCGCATGGTCAACCCGGTCCGCACCCCCGCGCCAAGCATGAAGATCGTGGTCAACAACGCCGGGGAACCCCTGAGCGTGTACTACTGTCATCTGTGTGGTTGCGAATACCAAGTGAAGTACAACCTGCAGAAACACCTGGCAACCAAACACAACCAGGGGGAGAGGGATGCCCTGCCGAA AGAGCTGGTGCAGTGTAACCTGTGCAGTGCTGTGTTCTACTCCAAGAGGGCTTATGAGGCGCATAGTCACCACCACAGAGATGGCGACCTCTTTGCCACGAATGAGCAGATGAG ACAACAAGTGGTCCAGAGGATTGACCAGGACTTTGACCACCGCCGCGTTCCCACCCCAGTTGAACGGTACCTCTCCGCCTCCGCTGTCACCTCCAACCGCTCCGCCACGTGGAGGAACATACAGGCTGCACGGAGAGCCCAGACcacatcctcttcttccaccatgtcttcctcctcctcttccacgtcttCACCTGTTTCCCTGcaatccattccctcctccttctcctcctccttgaaagtaaataagaaggaagaaaggaggagggaggaggaggaggagagacccgactcctcttcctcctcggcaagactcaaggaggaagaggaagaagaggaggaggagagagaaaaaaaactgaccTTCCTCACAAACACTCTACccttaagaggaggagaggaagaaggaggaagaggaggaggaggcggtactCCGGGGGACTTCCTACCGTGGGCGATGGatgacgggaggaggaagaggaggaggaggatgatggatgagtcggaggaggaggaggtggaggtcatGTGGAGTCTAGGAAATGTTAACCCAGACACTATACTCTCAAGGGGattgatgaggagagaggaggaggaggaggagaggaagacaaaggaagaggaggaagtggggaagaagcagaagagaagagaggaagaggaggaggaggaggaagaggaagatattgtTTCAGAG GCGCAGTCagctgagatggaggaggaggaggagaggaggaagaaggagaactcATGA